In one Brevibacillus composti genomic region, the following are encoded:
- a CDS encoding carbohydrate ABC transporter permease: MFIPFLTALFNSLKTVAQYNKYPPELFPDPIKWSNYPEVWELAHFNTYTLNSLTVSLLSILGAILSSSMVAYAFARLRFPFRDTLFLIVLGTMMIPGVVTIIPQFIIFKNLGMLDTLMPLWVLEWLGQPFGIFLMRQAFLGIPREYEEAAKIDGCNPFQIYWRVALPMCKPSLATLAIFTFMAKWNEILAPVIYITSQEKYTLPVGILSLKGQWTGGNDQYLVAGALISLIPILIVFLIAEKYFVEGARSSGLK, encoded by the coding sequence ATGTTTATCCCGTTCCTCACTGCCCTGTTCAACTCGCTCAAAACGGTGGCCCAGTACAACAAATATCCGCCGGAGCTGTTTCCCGATCCGATCAAATGGAGCAATTACCCCGAGGTGTGGGAGCTGGCCCATTTCAATACGTACACCCTCAACAGCCTGACCGTCTCGCTGCTCTCCATCCTGGGGGCGATCCTGTCCAGCTCGATGGTGGCATACGCCTTTGCCCGGCTTCGTTTTCCGTTTCGGGACACGCTCTTTTTGATCGTGCTGGGGACGATGATGATTCCCGGCGTCGTGACGATCATCCCGCAGTTCATCATTTTCAAGAATCTCGGCATGCTGGATACGCTGATGCCGCTCTGGGTACTGGAGTGGCTGGGACAGCCCTTCGGGATTTTCCTGATGCGGCAGGCCTTTCTGGGAATTCCCCGGGAGTACGAGGAGGCGGCCAAGATCGACGGCTGCAATCCGTTTCAGATCTACTGGCGCGTCGCCTTGCCGATGTGCAAGCCTTCGCTCGCGACCTTGGCCATTTTCACATTCATGGCGAAATGGAATGAAATCCTCGCGCCTGTCATCTACATCACGTCACAGGAAAAATACACGCTGCCGGTCGGCATCCTGTCGCTCAAAGGGCAGTGGACCGGGGGCAATGACCAGTACCTGGTGGCCGGGGCTTTGATCAGCTTGATCCCGATCCTGATCGTCTTTTTGATCGCGGAAAAATACTTCGTCGAAGGTGCGCGAAGCTCCGGATTGAAGTGA
- a CDS encoding cysteine hydrolase family protein, with product MKVALLVVDMQNIFLQSRTEEMKVEVACEYINYVADLLRKHHHLVIHIQDMEEATETNTELMAIIPEINVDPKDIMVSKVFSNAFWQTDLEQILRRNEIGLVIVAGFAAEHCVLFTYNGAIERGFPSVLLQNGIVSTKPNAVSDAYRDRNLISHPVIQYMVEASAR from the coding sequence ATGAAAGTTGCTCTTTTAGTTGTCGACATGCAAAACATATTTTTACAATCTCGCACGGAAGAGATGAAGGTCGAGGTCGCCTGTGAATACATCAATTATGTTGCAGACCTGCTGCGGAAACATCATCATTTGGTCATCCACATACAGGACATGGAGGAAGCTACTGAAACGAACACGGAGCTCATGGCGATCATTCCGGAAATCAATGTGGATCCCAAGGACATCATGGTGTCAAAAGTATTCTCCAATGCATTCTGGCAAACGGATCTGGAGCAAATCCTGCGACGCAACGAGATCGGCTTGGTAATCGTGGCGGGCTTTGCAGCAGAACATTGCGTCCTCTTTACATACAATGGCGCGATTGAACGCGGCTTCCCATCCGTTCTCTTGCAAAACGGCATCGTCAGTACAAAGCCGAATGCCGTCTCGGATGCGTATCGCGATCGAAATCTCATTTCCCATCCAGTCATTCAGTATATGGTCGAAGCCTCTGCGCGTTAA
- a CDS encoding sulfurtransferase TusA family protein: protein MNIDVFVDAKGLSCPMPIVKAKKAIDAMESGQIMQVDSTDKGSVNDFQGWVRANSHELLKTEEADGVYRIFVRKG, encoded by the coding sequence ATGAACATTGATGTATTTGTAGATGCAAAAGGCTTGTCTTGCCCGATGCCGATCGTCAAGGCGAAGAAAGCGATAGATGCGATGGAGAGCGGCCAGATCATGCAAGTGGATTCGACCGACAAAGGCTCCGTCAACGATTTTCAGGGCTGGGTTCGGGCGAACAGCCACGAGCTTCTGAAAACGGAGGAAGCGGACGGCGTCTACCGGATTTTTGTTCGGAAGGGCTAA
- the cuyA gene encoding D-cysteate sulfo-lyase, producing the protein MNQIRYARRSYTGGPTPIEKLERLSEALGGPAIYIKRDDQLGLAAGGNKTRKLEYLVEDALRQGADTLITCGAVQSNHCRLTLAAAVREGLSCQLVLTEPESGYDPQASGNHLLFHLMGAEKIAVIPADGDMQAEMEKLADALKQEGRKAYLIPVGGSSEIGTLGYMACAEEIEQQSLVMGVPFDYVVTATGSAGTQAGLIAGLAARQSNAAVIGINVSRDRESQEKKVHELLLSTAELVGLKGDLPRELVRCEDEYVGPGYAIPTPEMVEAVKLLARTEGILLDPVYTGKAMAGLIGLVRKGTFRPEDRVLFLHTGGAPALYTYAETFLSEK; encoded by the coding sequence ATGAATCAGATCCGTTATGCGCGAAGAAGCTACACAGGCGGCCCGACGCCGATCGAAAAGCTGGAGCGATTGTCGGAAGCACTCGGCGGTCCCGCCATCTACATCAAACGGGACGATCAGCTGGGACTGGCGGCAGGCGGCAACAAAACGCGGAAGCTGGAGTATTTGGTGGAGGATGCGCTGAGACAAGGAGCCGATACGCTGATCACCTGCGGAGCCGTGCAGTCCAATCATTGCCGTTTGACGCTCGCCGCCGCCGTGCGTGAAGGTCTCTCCTGCCAGTTGGTGCTGACCGAGCCGGAGTCCGGCTACGATCCGCAGGCCAGCGGGAATCACCTGCTGTTTCACTTGATGGGAGCGGAAAAAATCGCGGTCATCCCTGCCGATGGCGATATGCAGGCCGAAATGGAAAAGCTGGCGGATGCGCTCAAGCAGGAAGGGAGAAAAGCGTATCTCATCCCTGTCGGCGGCTCCAGCGAGATCGGCACATTGGGATACATGGCTTGCGCCGAAGAGATCGAGCAGCAGTCGCTCGTCATGGGCGTTCCGTTTGACTACGTGGTGACGGCGACGGGAAGCGCCGGCACGCAGGCGGGACTGATCGCCGGCCTGGCCGCCCGCCAGTCGAATGCCGCCGTCATCGGGATCAATGTCAGCCGGGACCGGGAGAGCCAGGAGAAAAAGGTGCATGAGCTGCTGCTGTCGACGGCGGAGCTCGTCGGACTCAAGGGGGATTTGCCCAGAGAGCTGGTCCGCTGCGAAGATGAATACGTGGGTCCGGGCTATGCCATTCCCACCCCGGAGATGGTCGAGGCGGTGAAGCTGCTGGCCCGGACCGAAGGCATTCTGCTCGATCCGGTGTATACGGGCAAGGCGATGGCCGGGTTGATCGGCCTGGTCCGCAAGGGGACATTCCGGCCCGAGGACCGCGTCCTGTTCCTGCACACAGGCGGGGCTCCGGCTTTGTATACGTATGCGGAGACATTTTTGTCCGAAAAATAG
- a CDS encoding DsrE/DsrF/DrsH-like family protein: METQKQTTMVVFSGDLDKAMASFIIATGAAAMGSKVTMFFTFWGLNILRKEQFVPVQKSLLEKMFERMMPRGPGKLGISKLNMGGMGSALMRHIMKKKKVASLPELMELARELDVEMIACTMSMDVLGIKEEELIDGLKFAGVATYLGEAEQSKVNLFI; encoded by the coding sequence ATGGAAACCCAAAAACAAACGACCATGGTGGTGTTCAGCGGCGACCTGGACAAGGCGATGGCCAGCTTCATCATCGCTACCGGCGCGGCGGCCATGGGCAGTAAAGTCACGATGTTCTTCACCTTTTGGGGATTGAACATTCTGCGGAAGGAACAGTTCGTTCCCGTCCAAAAGAGCCTGCTGGAGAAGATGTTTGAGCGGATGATGCCGCGAGGGCCCGGAAAGCTGGGCATCTCCAAGCTGAATATGGGCGGGATGGGCTCGGCCCTGATGAGGCACATCATGAAGAAGAAGAAGGTGGCATCTCTCCCCGAGCTGATGGAGCTGGCCCGTGAGCTGGATGTGGAGATGATTGCCTGCACGATGTCGATGGATGTGCTCGGCATCAAGGAAGAGGAGCTCATCGACGGCTTGAAGTTTGCCGGTGTCGCCACTTATCTTGGCGAGGCCGAGCAGTCTAAGGTAAACCTGTTTATCTAG
- a CDS encoding branched-chain amino acid ABC transporter substrate-binding protein, whose protein sequence is MRQKKLSIVLASILLASVSLVGCGSQGSAPAQNNSNNTQSAGSGGQASGGGEKILIATQSPLSGSQSAIGDAIKTGAAYAIELRKEEFSKLGFDLQLYPQDDQADPKIGVSNAEMLVANPDVLGVVGHFNTGVAIPSSVKYESGSLVMVSPANSGVTLTEEGKKTVHRICARDDAQGPKGAKYAKEALGVTSVFLIHDKTAYGQGLVDQVKAQFEKDGVKVLGYEGVNQGEKDYNFVVNTAVASNPDLIYFGGIYPEAGIIIKQAKEKGYSGKFMGGDGIDSPDLLKIAGDAAVGVYLTSLAGDAKQTEEGRKWAEDYEKAMGKKPGTYSDYAFESANVILNGIEAAIKANGGKKPTREQILEQVHNTKEYQGKFVKVTFDDKGDNVYADVFMYQFEKEGTKFIGKIE, encoded by the coding sequence TTGCGTCAAAAAAAGTTGAGTATTGTTCTCGCTTCCATCCTGCTGGCCAGCGTCTCTTTGGTTGGCTGTGGCTCCCAAGGGTCGGCTCCGGCCCAGAACAACAGCAACAATACGCAAAGCGCAGGCAGCGGCGGACAGGCGTCCGGCGGCGGCGAAAAGATTTTGATCGCCACGCAAAGCCCGCTATCCGGATCGCAGTCCGCGATCGGTGATGCGATCAAGACGGGAGCGGCCTATGCGATTGAACTGCGCAAAGAGGAATTCAGCAAGCTCGGCTTTGACCTCCAGTTATACCCTCAAGACGACCAGGCGGACCCCAAAATCGGCGTTTCCAACGCGGAGATGCTCGTCGCCAACCCGGATGTGCTGGGAGTCGTCGGTCACTTCAATACAGGCGTAGCGATTCCTTCATCTGTGAAATACGAGTCTGGCAGTCTGGTCATGGTTTCCCCGGCGAACAGCGGTGTGACCCTGACCGAAGAGGGCAAAAAGACTGTTCACCGGATCTGTGCCCGCGATGACGCCCAAGGACCAAAAGGCGCGAAATACGCAAAAGAAGCGCTGGGCGTGACATCTGTCTTCCTGATTCATGACAAAACCGCTTACGGCCAGGGGCTGGTCGATCAGGTAAAGGCGCAATTTGAGAAAGACGGCGTCAAGGTGCTGGGCTATGAAGGGGTAAACCAGGGTGAAAAGGATTACAACTTCGTCGTCAATACCGCAGTCGCCAGCAATCCCGACCTGATTTACTTCGGCGGCATTTACCCTGAGGCCGGCATTATTATCAAGCAGGCGAAGGAAAAAGGATACAGCGGCAAGTTCATGGGCGGGGATGGCATCGACTCTCCTGACCTCCTAAAAATTGCCGGTGACGCAGCAGTGGGCGTCTATCTGACCTCTCTGGCCGGAGATGCCAAGCAGACCGAGGAAGGCCGCAAATGGGCGGAAGACTATGAGAAAGCCATGGGCAAAAAGCCGGGCACGTATTCCGACTACGCCTTTGAATCCGCCAACGTGATTCTCAACGGAATCGAAGCGGCGATAAAAGCAAACGGCGGCAAAAAGCCGACCCGTGAGCAAATTCTGGAACAAGTCCACAACACCAAAGAATACCAGGGCAAATTCGTAAAAGTCACGTTTGATGACAAAGGGGACAACGTCTACGCGGATGTCTTTATGTACCAGTTTGAAAAAGAAGGTACGAAATTTATCGGGAAAATCGAGTAG
- a CDS encoding ABC transporter substrate-binding protein: MKRKRSFSLFSSALLSLSLLLAACTGQQANTGQPTTSGEPSNSPAPAEQIELKMGYYSDPPTQKKMEELLAKFMAKHPNIKITTETGPHAQFFQKLNTQIAGGTAPDLWLSDGVKVFEFAERGAVKDLRELIERDLKPEEYYGIEANRGPGGEIWGVPQGLQIGVLYYNKALFDKAQLKYPQADWTWDQVKEAAELLTIDANGKNAKDPAFDAKKVSEYGFTIFGNAIGVSRGWFPLMKAYGGGVLDSSLQKAVLDSPENQQAIQWMVDGMQKGIFPDPVDLQSFQDPFKPFLSGVSAMQIDIYAARVKMRDAGLQFDVVPLPAGPTGKRFAPSIANSWVISKSADEKKTQAAWEWIKYWATDDEAQKEWASLGEAIPVKKTVAEAVLTSDTSLNAKAYLDSLEFAGTLDANAVFGEWRKQFEDQMLPVFSGQMSVEQGLKNTNEAIQKVLDEFYKK; encoded by the coding sequence TTGAAAAGGAAAAGGAGCTTTTCACTTTTCAGCTCAGCACTTTTGTCTCTTTCCCTGCTGCTGGCAGCCTGTACTGGACAACAGGCGAACACCGGGCAGCCGACAACCAGCGGGGAGCCGTCGAATAGCCCGGCGCCGGCCGAGCAAATCGAGCTGAAGATGGGGTACTACTCCGATCCGCCGACGCAGAAAAAGATGGAGGAGCTGCTGGCCAAATTCATGGCGAAGCACCCGAATATCAAAATCACGACGGAGACGGGACCGCATGCGCAGTTTTTCCAAAAGCTGAACACCCAGATAGCCGGCGGCACCGCGCCCGATCTGTGGCTGAGCGACGGGGTGAAAGTGTTTGAATTCGCCGAGCGCGGCGCGGTCAAGGACCTGCGCGAGCTGATCGAGCGGGATCTGAAACCGGAGGAGTATTACGGCATCGAAGCCAACCGGGGGCCGGGCGGAGAGATCTGGGGCGTGCCCCAGGGCCTGCAGATCGGCGTGCTTTATTACAACAAAGCGCTGTTTGACAAGGCCCAGCTGAAATATCCCCAAGCCGACTGGACCTGGGATCAGGTGAAGGAAGCAGCCGAGCTGTTGACGATTGACGCCAACGGCAAAAACGCCAAAGATCCCGCTTTTGACGCCAAAAAGGTGTCGGAGTACGGATTTACCATCTTCGGCAATGCCATCGGCGTAAGCCGGGGCTGGTTTCCGCTGATGAAAGCATACGGCGGCGGGGTGTTGGACAGCAGTCTGCAAAAAGCTGTTCTCGACAGTCCCGAGAACCAGCAGGCGATCCAATGGATGGTAGACGGCATGCAAAAGGGAATCTTCCCGGACCCGGTCGATTTGCAGAGCTTCCAGGATCCGTTCAAGCCGTTTTTGAGCGGCGTCTCCGCGATGCAGATCGACATCTACGCCGCACGGGTGAAGATGCGGGATGCCGGACTCCAGTTCGATGTCGTACCGCTGCCGGCCGGACCGACGGGCAAACGCTTCGCGCCGAGCATCGCCAACTCCTGGGTGATCAGCAAATCGGCCGATGAGAAAAAGACCCAGGCGGCCTGGGAATGGATCAAATACTGGGCGACCGACGATGAGGCGCAAAAAGAGTGGGCGTCGCTGGGAGAAGCGATTCCGGTCAAGAAAACCGTGGCGGAAGCCGTCCTCACCTCGGACACCTCGCTCAATGCCAAAGCGTATCTGGACAGTCTCGAATTCGCGGGCACGCTGGATGCCAACGCCGTCTTCGGCGAATGGCGCAAGCAGTTTGAAGACCAGATGCTCCCTGTATTCTCCGGCCAGATGAGCGTCGAGCAGGGTCTAAAAAACACCAATGAGGCGATCCAAAAGGTACTGGATGAGTTCTACAAAAAATAA
- a CDS encoding M14 family metallopeptidase: MKHWVPGLLVTILLSQAGLVSAASPAGQVPFLTRPFIPAQAAFEVDQFAYPETKPKKAGTFDIQHYPLYDEVLYWLETWAKQYPGLVELYSAGKSLEGRDIWQITITNKKTGAATDKPAMWVGANRHSGEVTTRVAALHFANELLSKYGKDPEITHLLDTRTFYVRPVENPDGSELYLNTIQTNRSTNRPVDNDGDGVMDEDILEDLDGDGYSRQMRKYVGRGQGDYTKDPADPSGRLMKQVGQGKGDYLVLPEGIDNDGDGKYNEDGIGGLDLHRNYPENWRPMAENTGRGWTQGGAGEYPLSEPEMRSVVLFLLENPHISVVETMDTTVPMHLRPPSTSKSEESMIPEDLAYYKHFDKRGQELTGYPWAGDVYYDYNTRRGGTEGNPLFGHSPDWGYFQYGTIWYGDELWGKQEYVKDYNKDGSVDELDQLWMNDHMPEVKGKLFQNWTPVEHPQLGRVEVGGWNPKFWNQNAPAGSMLKTAVEKQSAFNLELAKSLPLLTIKGSEVKKNPDGTSTVSVTVSNEGFLPDALKQAWLVKVVRKGTASIQLEDGLTLADEAAGQTQDAGFFGGALEDGEERTKTFSWTVKGKGKAQVTIRSTRGGTVSVTVPIP; encoded by the coding sequence TTGAAACATTGGGTTCCCGGACTTCTGGTCACCATTCTCTTGTCGCAGGCAGGACTGGTTTCGGCTGCTTCTCCTGCCGGGCAGGTGCCCTTTTTGACGCGGCCCTTTATCCCGGCACAGGCAGCCTTCGAGGTGGATCAGTTCGCCTATCCAGAGACCAAGCCGAAAAAGGCAGGCACTTTCGACATTCAGCATTATCCGCTTTACGATGAGGTGTTGTATTGGCTGGAGACGTGGGCGAAACAATACCCCGGCCTGGTCGAGCTGTACTCCGCCGGGAAGTCGCTCGAAGGCAGGGATATCTGGCAAATCACGATCACCAATAAAAAGACCGGTGCTGCGACTGACAAGCCGGCCATGTGGGTGGGGGCGAACCGGCATTCCGGCGAGGTGACGACACGCGTAGCCGCTCTTCATTTTGCGAATGAGCTCCTGTCCAAGTACGGCAAAGATCCGGAGATTACCCACCTGCTGGATACGCGCACCTTTTACGTCAGACCGGTAGAGAACCCGGACGGCTCGGAGCTGTACCTGAACACGATTCAAACGAACCGCTCAACCAATCGGCCAGTAGACAATGACGGCGACGGCGTCATGGACGAAGACATCCTCGAGGATCTGGACGGCGACGGGTATTCCCGGCAGATGCGGAAATATGTCGGGAGGGGCCAAGGCGATTACACAAAAGATCCGGCAGACCCGTCCGGACGATTGATGAAACAGGTAGGCCAGGGCAAAGGCGATTATCTGGTTTTGCCCGAGGGAATTGACAATGACGGGGACGGCAAATACAACGAGGACGGCATCGGCGGCCTGGATTTGCACCGCAATTATCCGGAAAACTGGCGGCCGATGGCGGAAAATACAGGCAGGGGCTGGACTCAGGGCGGAGCGGGCGAATACCCGTTATCCGAGCCGGAGATGCGCTCGGTCGTCCTGTTCCTGCTGGAGAATCCCCATATCTCCGTCGTGGAGACGATGGATACGACAGTGCCGATGCATCTGCGTCCGCCATCCACGAGCAAGAGCGAGGAATCAATGATTCCCGAAGACCTGGCATATTATAAGCATTTCGACAAAAGAGGGCAGGAGCTGACCGGTTATCCGTGGGCGGGCGACGTCTACTACGACTACAACACACGCCGGGGCGGCACCGAAGGGAATCCGCTCTTTGGCCATTCGCCGGACTGGGGCTATTTCCAATACGGGACGATCTGGTACGGCGACGAGCTTTGGGGGAAACAGGAGTACGTCAAAGACTACAACAAGGACGGAAGCGTGGACGAGTTGGATCAGCTCTGGATGAACGACCATATGCCTGAAGTAAAGGGCAAGCTGTTCCAAAACTGGACTCCCGTCGAACATCCGCAGCTGGGAAGAGTGGAGGTAGGCGGATGGAACCCCAAGTTCTGGAACCAGAATGCGCCTGCCGGCAGCATGCTGAAAACGGCCGTGGAAAAACAAAGCGCGTTTAACCTGGAGCTGGCCAAATCCCTGCCGCTCTTGACCATCAAGGGCAGCGAGGTGAAAAAGAATCCAGACGGCACCTCCACCGTAAGTGTCACGGTGTCCAACGAAGGCTTTTTGCCGGATGCCTTGAAGCAGGCGTGGCTGGTGAAAGTGGTCCGCAAAGGGACAGCAAGCATCCAACTGGAGGACGGACTGACGCTGGCGGATGAAGCAGCGGGGCAAACGCAGGATGCCGGTTTCTTCGGCGGGGCGCTGGAGGATGGCGAGGAGCGGACGAAGACCTTCTCCTGGACGGTCAAAGGAAAAGGAAAGGCGCAGGTGACGATCCGGTCCACCCGGGGCGGGACGGTAAGTGTGACGGTGCCGATTCCCTAA
- a CDS encoding carbohydrate ABC transporter permease, with translation MNQNPEIARELPVDRRPNPTPKKKKWLDGEGRWGILLVSPYLLHFLVFVAFTSLASLYFSFTQYDMLNPPKWTGLSNYQKMLDDPLFWKALRNTIYFTVLLVPIKTALALVLAVALNQKLKGLKLYRIAHFIPVISSWTVIAYVADSIFNPRFGWANGLLMKLGLEPKNWLADEQLVIPVLVAVAVWKGVGYMMVLFLAGLQNVPGDLYEAAEIDGAGPLQKFWRVTVPLISGTTFLVLILSTISSFQNFEQIYVMTGGTVDVSSAGGPNNASLVLMLLLYREGFTFFHMGYASAIAWVLFLILFVFTFIQMRLQKKWVHYD, from the coding sequence ATGAACCAGAACCCGGAAATTGCGCGTGAACTGCCAGTCGATCGTCGGCCAAATCCGACACCGAAAAAGAAAAAATGGCTGGACGGTGAGGGGAGATGGGGGATTCTGCTCGTCTCCCCTTACCTGTTGCATTTTCTCGTTTTTGTCGCGTTTACGTCACTTGCTTCCCTCTATTTCAGCTTTACGCAGTACGACATGCTCAATCCGCCGAAATGGACGGGCCTGTCCAACTATCAAAAGATGCTGGATGATCCGCTGTTTTGGAAGGCGCTGCGGAATACCATCTACTTCACCGTACTGCTCGTCCCGATCAAGACGGCGCTCGCACTGGTGCTGGCTGTCGCCTTGAATCAAAAGCTGAAGGGGCTCAAGCTCTACCGGATCGCCCATTTTATCCCGGTCATTTCGTCCTGGACCGTCATCGCTTATGTAGCCGACTCCATTTTTAATCCCCGCTTTGGCTGGGCCAATGGCCTGTTGATGAAGCTGGGGCTGGAGCCGAAGAACTGGCTGGCCGATGAGCAGCTGGTGATCCCCGTGCTGGTCGCGGTGGCTGTGTGGAAGGGCGTCGGGTATATGATGGTGCTGTTTTTGGCGGGCTTGCAAAACGTACCCGGCGATCTGTACGAAGCCGCCGAGATTGACGGGGCAGGACCGCTGCAAAAGTTTTGGCGCGTGACGGTGCCGCTGATTTCCGGCACTACCTTCCTGGTGCTGATCCTCAGCACGATCAGTTCCTTTCAAAACTTCGAGCAAATCTATGTGATGACCGGCGGGACGGTGGACGTCAGTTCGGCAGGGGGGCCCAATAATGCCAGCCTGGTCCTGATGCTGCTCTTGTACCGGGAAGGCTTCACCTTTTTCCACATGGGCTACGCCTCGGCGATTGCCTGGGTGCTGTTTCTGATCCTGTTTGTCTTTACCTTCATCCAGATGAGACTGCAAAAAAAATGGGTTCACTATGATTGA
- a CDS encoding MBL fold metallo-hydrolase has protein sequence MAQAAVHAKQLYEKMERGIFLLDVRNPEDYADWKIEGKHVRSINIPYFDFLNEDEEVYRPLPRGEEIVVICAKGGSAQMVADMLAERGYQASYLAQGMQEWSQFYQHVQVAREDSLRLIQVNRLAKGCLSYLVASGGEALVVDPNRHIDEYLSLAEREGVRIKYVLDTHLHADHISGGHELAQKTGALYYISSGEMQGSDRPYVPLESQGRLQVGSAEVKILAIPTPGHTPGSVSVLVNDQYLLSGDTIFVGGLGRPDLGGKAAEWAQALYDTVFTTVAALGDDVLVLPTHYADISEIGEAGYVGAYLGEIRRNNEVMRTADREAFTRQVVHAVGTAPPNYEEIVEVNRGTLHITAEKATELEIGPNRCALHHG, from the coding sequence ATGGCGCAAGCAGCAGTACACGCAAAGCAACTCTATGAAAAAATGGAGCGCGGCATTTTCCTGCTCGATGTGCGCAATCCTGAAGATTACGCAGACTGGAAGATAGAGGGGAAACATGTTCGCTCCATCAACATCCCGTACTTCGACTTTTTGAATGAAGATGAAGAGGTGTACCGCCCTCTTCCCCGCGGCGAAGAAATCGTCGTGATTTGCGCCAAGGGGGGAAGCGCCCAGATGGTGGCGGATATGCTGGCGGAGAGAGGGTACCAGGCGAGCTATCTGGCACAGGGGATGCAGGAATGGAGCCAATTTTACCAGCACGTACAGGTGGCCCGGGAGGATTCGCTCCGGCTGATCCAGGTGAACCGGCTGGCCAAAGGCTGTCTGTCTTATCTGGTGGCTTCCGGCGGAGAAGCGCTGGTGGTCGATCCCAACCGGCATATCGACGAATACCTGTCACTGGCCGAGCGGGAGGGGGTACGGATCAAATACGTGCTGGATACCCATCTGCATGCCGACCACATCTCGGGAGGTCACGAGCTGGCCCAAAAGACGGGTGCTCTCTACTACATCTCCTCCGGCGAGATGCAGGGCTCTGATCGTCCGTATGTCCCGCTGGAAAGCCAGGGGCGGCTGCAGGTAGGCAGCGCCGAAGTGAAGATCTTGGCGATTCCTACACCCGGACATACCCCGGGGAGTGTCTCTGTACTGGTGAACGATCAGTATCTGCTTTCGGGCGACACGATCTTTGTCGGCGGACTGGGCCGGCCCGATCTGGGAGGAAAAGCGGCGGAGTGGGCACAAGCCTTGTACGATACGGTCTTTACGACCGTCGCGGCGCTGGGGGATGATGTCCTGGTCCTGCCGACCCACTACGCCGATATCAGCGAGATCGGTGAGGCTGGCTATGTGGGAGCCTATCTGGGAGAGATTCGCCGCAACAACGAAGTGATGCGGACAGCCGACCGCGAGGCATTTACCCGACAGGTCGTCCACGCTGTGGGAACTGCGCCGCCCAACTACGAAGAGATCGTAGAAGTGAACCGCGGGACGCTTCACATCACGGCGGAAAAAGCGACCGAGCTGGAAATCGGACCGAACCGCTGCGCGCTGCATCACGGATGA
- a CDS encoding MurR/RpiR family transcriptional regulator, with amino-acid sequence MLSGGLLRIREYLQTIKPSERSVAEYILEHPREVIRLSIKELAERSNASPAAIIRMCKNMGLEGFPELKIRIAADLQSPSGGEEEYKEIRPTDDIPTLMESVTANHIYSLRETLKVLDPLAVEQAVQAVFRARRIDFFGVGASQLIAQDAQQKFLRINKPATAHADAHLQITSAVTLTDQDVAVGISNSGETRQVLSAIRRAREAGAVTIGITKFGQNSLAGLVDIHLSTISSEADMRSAATSSRIAQLAVIDMIFMGVAAQSYESAVSSLRKTRQAVLAEFRT; translated from the coding sequence TTGCTAAGCGGAGGATTGCTGAGGATACGCGAATATTTGCAAACGATCAAACCATCCGAACGCAGCGTGGCAGAGTACATCCTGGAGCATCCCCGAGAAGTGATCAGGCTCTCGATCAAGGAATTGGCGGAGCGGAGCAATGCCAGTCCCGCGGCCATCATTCGCATGTGCAAAAACATGGGGCTGGAAGGCTTCCCCGAATTGAAGATTCGCATCGCTGCCGATCTGCAGTCCCCCTCGGGCGGGGAAGAGGAGTACAAGGAAATACGCCCCACGGATGACATCCCGACCTTGATGGAATCCGTCACGGCCAATCATATCTACTCGCTGCGCGAGACGTTAAAAGTATTAGACCCGCTCGCCGTCGAACAAGCTGTTCAAGCCGTCTTTCGGGCGCGCCGCATCGACTTTTTCGGCGTCGGCGCCTCGCAGCTCATCGCCCAGGACGCGCAGCAGAAGTTTCTCCGGATCAACAAGCCGGCCACCGCCCATGCCGATGCGCATTTGCAGATCACATCTGCCGTTACCCTGACAGATCAGGATGTGGCGGTCGGCATTTCCAATTCGGGCGAGACGCGTCAGGTGCTCTCGGCCATCAGACGGGCCCGGGAAGCGGGTGCAGTGACGATCGGCATCACCAAATTCGGTCAGAATTCACTCGCGGGACTCGTCGATATTCATCTCTCTACGATCTCCTCAGAGGCGGACATGAGGAGCGCCGCCACGTCCTCCCGAATCGCCCAGCTGGCGGTGATCGACATGATTTTTATGGGCGTCGCTGCCCAGAGTTATGAAAGCGCTGTCTCCAGCCTGCGAAAAACGCGCCAGGCTGTTCTCGCCGAATTCCGCACCTGA